The Waddliaceae bacterium genome has a window encoding:
- a CDS encoding FtsX-like permease family protein — protein MFEFSVAYKYLIPRRRQLSVSIITIISTLVISVVVWLILVFFSVTTGLEKGWVEKLVALTAPIRLTPTEEYYQSYYYNVDSISDASDYSTKTIGEKLSAESTDPYDPGIDMEIPPYWRSPDTNASGTTKDLVKDTFSLLQSQGLTAGDYDHALAQMRLRLVRHSNEGMGSTTQTFLTQGCYLSSFDAKNHSVATITLEPTASDLANIFALLATSADAATEDMPSSDDSVSSETFHEKLDAFLENTTITHLKTPPEGWYIPPSMLKTPKLSAFALVDGDTMIKASLDEKSIPSAESPEDLIFNIEIDIKGVTLSGSTPYGELTIGAATTTKAFEDAPETPPPWIYTVEDATVIPSDDVFGEGVIVGKGFRDHGVLLGDRGYLSYHMVTAGSLQEQRVPMYVAGFYDPGIIPLGGKFVLADSSVTSLINATTRVNDNTFGNGINVWFDDVNTAATVKTSITKSLTEKGLAKYWNVETFREYEFTKDILEQLQSEKYLFSLLAIIIMIVACSNIISMLVLLVNDKKKEIGILQSMGASRWSVALIFGFCGIIIGIISSGIGTIAAIATMHNLPAIIDVLSAIQGHELLNSTFYGDTLPTTLSAGTLKFVIIATATTSLLAGVIPAIKASLLNPTKLLRSE, from the coding sequence ATGTTTGAATTTTCTGTAGCATATAAGTATCTTATTCCTCGGCGCCGTCAGCTTTCGGTATCTATCATCACGATAATCTCTACGCTGGTAATCTCAGTAGTAGTATGGCTTATCCTCGTATTTTTCTCCGTAACGACTGGCCTTGAAAAAGGGTGGGTAGAAAAACTCGTAGCCCTAACGGCCCCAATAAGGCTCACCCCAACAGAAGAGTATTACCAGTCGTATTACTATAACGTCGACAGCATCAGCGACGCTTCCGACTATTCCACCAAGACCATCGGCGAGAAGCTGTCCGCCGAAAGTACCGACCCCTACGACCCCGGAATCGATATGGAGATACCTCCATACTGGCGATCTCCCGACACTAACGCCTCCGGCACGACAAAAGACCTCGTAAAAGATACGTTCTCCCTACTACAAAGCCAAGGCCTCACCGCCGGCGACTACGACCACGCTCTTGCGCAGATGCGTCTACGTCTCGTCAGGCATAGCAACGAAGGCATGGGATCGACAACACAGACGTTCCTAACACAAGGGTGCTACCTTTCATCGTTCGACGCCAAAAACCACAGCGTAGCAACAATAACCTTGGAACCCACAGCTTCAGACCTCGCAAATATCTTCGCACTACTAGCGACATCAGCAGACGCAGCAACAGAAGACATGCCTTCCAGCGACGACAGCGTCTCTTCGGAGACATTCCACGAAAAGCTTGATGCTTTCCTAGAAAACACCACGATAACACACCTGAAGACTCCCCCAGAAGGATGGTATATCCCCCCTTCTATGCTGAAAACACCGAAACTTTCGGCTTTCGCCCTCGTCGACGGTGATACTATGATAAAAGCTTCACTCGACGAAAAATCGATACCTTCGGCAGAATCACCGGAAGACCTCATCTTCAACATAGAGATCGACATCAAAGGCGTCACGCTTTCAGGCTCCACGCCATATGGAGAGCTAACAATCGGCGCGGCAACGACGACAAAAGCCTTCGAAGACGCCCCCGAAACTCCACCACCGTGGATATATACCGTCGAAGATGCCACAGTGATACCATCCGACGATGTCTTCGGCGAAGGCGTCATCGTAGGTAAAGGCTTCCGCGACCACGGCGTCCTTCTCGGCGACAGAGGATACCTCTCATACCATATGGTCACCGCCGGATCACTACAAGAGCAGCGCGTCCCGATGTACGTCGCAGGGTTCTACGACCCCGGAATCATCCCCCTAGGCGGTAAGTTCGTCCTTGCTGACAGCAGCGTGACGTCCCTGATAAACGCCACGACACGCGTCAACGACAACACCTTCGGCAATGGAATAAACGTATGGTTCGACGACGTCAACACCGCCGCCACAGTGAAAACCTCTATAACGAAGAGTCTCACCGAAAAAGGCCTCGCGAAATACTGGAACGTCGAGACCTTCAGGGAATACGAGTTCACAAAAGACATCCTCGAACAGCTACAAAGCGAGAAATACCTGTTCTCACTCCTCGCCATAATAATAATGATAGTAGCATGCTCGAATATCATCTCAATGCTCGTCCTCCTCGTCAATGACAAGAAGAAAGAAATCGGGATACTACAGTCGATGGGAGCATCGCGATGGAGCGTAGCGCTGATATTCGGCTTCTGTGGAATAATAATCGGCATAATAAGCTCAGGGATAGGGACTATAGCAGCAATAGCGACGATGCATAACCTCCCAGCAATAATCGATGTCCTTAGCGCTATACAAGGACACGAACTCCTCAACAGCACCTTCTACGGCGATACACTGCCAACAACGCTAAGCGCCGGCACACTGAAGTTCGTAA